In Desulfovibrio inopinatus DSM 10711, the following are encoded in one genomic region:
- a CDS encoding sigma-54-dependent transcriptional regulator, whose translation MSHVFRVLIVDDEQDFAKGIKRLLESHFHDLEANIASSGPQALTLLENATFQLMLTDLRMPEMDGLDLLRRALESNPLMSAIMLTAFGAIDTAVDALKAGAYDFLTKPVDPDHLYRVVAKGLERSRLLEENHRLKQQVATRRAVLIGESPAMKCLAETIEAVARTDYTVLIRGESGTGKELTAKLVHSASFRADGPFITVNCPAIPEELLESELFGHVKGAFTGAERERKGLFASADHGVLLLDEIGDISQAMQLKLLRVLQEGEIRPVGSSRTRPVDVRVLASTNQDLEAKVENKTFREDLYYRLNVLSLHTPPLRERREDIPLLANFFLHKACAEMRIREKVIQSEVLTFLTKRDWPGNVRELQNFMRRLAVFCAGETVTTTCLRMADRGQLGPQDHIAEQDDDTTAITPYKDAKARVVDEFTTRYVRVLLQKTGGNVSEAARQSGLSRVALQKILSRLSINSHKFKSGEGAA comes from the coding sequence ATGAGCCATGTATTCCGCGTTCTCATCGTCGATGACGAACAGGATTTCGCCAAAGGTATCAAACGACTTCTTGAATCGCACTTTCACGATCTCGAAGCGAATATTGCTTCATCGGGACCGCAGGCACTGACGCTCCTGGAAAACGCAACGTTTCAACTCATGTTGACCGACTTGCGTATGCCTGAAATGGATGGACTTGACCTACTTCGCCGAGCACTTGAATCCAATCCGCTCATGTCAGCCATTATGTTGACGGCATTCGGCGCCATCGATACCGCCGTAGACGCGCTCAAGGCCGGGGCCTACGATTTTTTGACCAAACCGGTTGACCCCGACCATCTCTATCGTGTGGTTGCCAAAGGATTGGAACGCAGTCGCCTCCTCGAAGAAAACCACCGCCTCAAACAGCAAGTCGCAACACGCCGGGCGGTGCTTATTGGCGAAAGCCCGGCCATGAAGTGCTTGGCTGAAACCATCGAGGCTGTTGCCCGCACCGATTATACGGTTCTCATTCGGGGAGAATCCGGTACCGGCAAAGAGCTGACGGCTAAGCTTGTCCATAGCGCCAGTTTTCGTGCAGACGGTCCTTTTATCACCGTCAACTGTCCGGCTATTCCTGAAGAACTCCTGGAGAGCGAATTATTCGGCCATGTCAAAGGCGCTTTTACGGGAGCGGAAAGAGAGCGCAAGGGATTGTTTGCTTCGGCCGACCATGGCGTCTTGCTGCTCGATGAAATCGGCGACATTAGCCAAGCCATGCAGCTCAAACTTTTGCGGGTTCTGCAAGAGGGAGAAATTCGTCCAGTGGGGTCCAGTCGAACCCGTCCCGTCGATGTACGAGTTCTTGCCTCAACCAACCAGGATCTTGAAGCGAAAGTGGAGAACAAAACTTTCCGGGAAGATTTGTACTACCGCTTGAACGTACTCAGTCTCCACACTCCACCACTGCGTGAGCGGCGCGAAGACATTCCCCTCCTGGCGAATTTTTTTCTCCACAAAGCCTGTGCCGAGATGCGCATTCGGGAAAAAGTCATTCAGTCCGAAGTGCTGACATTTCTTACAAAACGCGACTGGCCAGGAAATGTTCGTGAACTGCAAAATTTCATGCGTCGACTCGCGGTCTTTTGCGCCGGAGAAACCGTGACGACGACGTGCCTCCGTATGGCCGACAGGGGACAATTGGGGCCACAAGATCATATCGCTGAGCAGGATGACGACACCACCGCCATCACACCTTATAAAGATGCCAAAGCCCGTGTCGTTGACGAGTTCACGACGCGCTATGTTCGTGTCCTCTTACAAAAGACAGGGGGAAATGTGTCTGAAGCCGCTCGTCAAAGCGGGCTCTCCCGAGTCGCCTTGCAAAAAATTCTCTCTCGCCTCTCCATTAATTCTCATAAGTTCAAATCCGGAGAGGGGGCAGCTTGA
- a CDS encoding c-type heme family protein — MSTFLETEVREKAKLVLSQVDSVQRYVRSVLRPAMYSHYPDTFILEAMSSSYISRRIMGHAEGLGGEPLYRRVAIHARNPDYEANVIEQDLIDTFRAHPKKTVWEGYRSIDGENFFIMARPAVFKKSCMHCHGDPAEAPAELVHKYGDRGFGHGVGSIDGLDLVGVPVSSSVARVQSAVLTYLIFFGCAVLLFFASVNLLFRRVVVNNIRVLVGAFRHNLGDDQGEKLLREIERGDEIGEMTQGIERLGEHLAHARDQLEDYAQNLEAKVADRTEELVRETGERQEDVRLFLLILAALNTSQTRPSLWRSTLPRIAERFRLERVSYVCAVATNRHYSWPESDTPPDLPPNWVKIITEGQPIIETERAFVPVDSFEGIIEGFLCLYRNPGDIFRPQDHELLRAVGRQLGIAAENIAALDGILRHTENLKSVFEGIGDPLLLLDTNGTTVVANDAARRLAREVAERKDTEEGDDVKSLFKNICSGHGERSDCDLSLAIKEERQMEREVMISDHRSLLVRLYPIGGESRRVIAHLRETTHEKQMLSQAARSEKMVTVGRLAAGLAHEINNPLGVILCYAELLKKSLDDTQQHEDLDVIVRHTRQAQAVLKDLLNFARPKVAPSQTINLTEVVATVVKVFSVQAEKRGAALTLHAEENLPVVRVDQQTVEHIAANLILNALDAAPDHAGQINIELHGDHASSRVVMTIQDNGPGLSDEDLAHIFEPFYTTKAVNKGTGLGLAVVYGFMQDIGGDVTAGNASSSQGGGAIFTLRFPVADMKES, encoded by the coding sequence ATGAGCACTTTTCTCGAAACAGAAGTGCGTGAGAAAGCCAAACTTGTTCTTTCCCAGGTCGATTCTGTTCAGAGATATGTTCGCAGTGTCCTCCGTCCCGCCATGTATAGCCATTATCCGGACACATTCATCCTTGAGGCGATGTCGTCCTCGTATATTTCCCGGCGCATCATGGGGCATGCCGAAGGCCTCGGCGGAGAACCACTGTATCGCCGTGTGGCCATACACGCCCGCAACCCGGATTATGAAGCCAATGTCATTGAACAAGACCTGATAGACACGTTTCGGGCTCACCCCAAGAAGACGGTTTGGGAAGGATATCGAAGTATCGACGGGGAAAACTTCTTCATCATGGCACGGCCGGCCGTGTTCAAAAAAAGTTGCATGCATTGCCACGGTGATCCAGCGGAAGCTCCTGCAGAGCTTGTGCATAAATATGGAGACCGTGGTTTTGGTCATGGCGTGGGCAGTATCGATGGACTGGACCTTGTTGGAGTGCCAGTCTCCTCTTCCGTTGCCCGGGTGCAGAGTGCGGTATTGACCTACCTCATCTTTTTCGGCTGTGCCGTTCTCCTCTTCTTCGCTTCGGTCAACCTGCTTTTTCGCCGGGTTGTAGTCAATAATATCCGGGTGCTCGTTGGGGCTTTTCGTCATAATCTTGGTGATGACCAGGGCGAAAAACTCCTGCGAGAGATAGAACGCGGTGATGAAATCGGTGAAATGACACAAGGTATCGAACGCCTGGGGGAACATCTCGCGCATGCCAGAGATCAGCTTGAAGATTACGCCCAAAATTTAGAAGCCAAAGTTGCGGATCGTACGGAAGAACTCGTTCGCGAGACGGGAGAACGCCAGGAAGATGTCCGTCTGTTTCTGCTTATTCTCGCCGCATTGAATACGAGCCAAACTCGTCCGTCGCTGTGGCGAAGCACCTTGCCAAGAATCGCTGAACGCTTCAGACTCGAACGTGTTTCATACGTCTGCGCGGTTGCCACCAACCGCCATTATTCTTGGCCTGAGTCCGACACTCCACCTGATTTACCACCGAATTGGGTCAAAATTATCACCGAAGGCCAACCTATCATTGAAACCGAACGAGCGTTTGTTCCGGTCGATTCTTTTGAAGGCATTATTGAAGGGTTCCTTTGTTTATATCGCAACCCGGGTGATATTTTCAGACCGCAAGACCATGAACTTCTTCGCGCTGTAGGTCGACAGCTTGGCATTGCGGCCGAAAATATTGCCGCACTCGATGGAATTTTACGACACACCGAAAATTTGAAGTCTGTCTTCGAGGGTATCGGTGATCCCTTATTGCTCTTAGATACCAATGGCACCACCGTTGTGGCCAATGATGCCGCCAGACGATTAGCTCGCGAAGTGGCGGAACGCAAAGACACGGAGGAAGGTGACGACGTAAAGAGCCTGTTCAAAAATATTTGCTCAGGCCATGGCGAACGTTCAGACTGCGACCTTTCGCTTGCGATCAAGGAAGAGCGACAAATGGAACGTGAAGTCATGATTTCCGACCATCGCAGTCTCCTCGTGCGCCTGTACCCGATTGGCGGAGAAAGTCGACGCGTTATTGCGCATTTGCGTGAAACCACGCATGAAAAACAGATGCTCAGTCAGGCTGCTCGTTCAGAAAAAATGGTGACGGTTGGACGCCTTGCGGCCGGTCTTGCTCATGAAATCAATAATCCCTTGGGTGTCATTTTATGCTATGCTGAGCTGCTTAAAAAATCACTCGATGACACCCAGCAACACGAAGATCTTGACGTCATTGTTCGGCATACGCGTCAGGCGCAGGCCGTGCTCAAAGACTTGCTCAACTTCGCCCGTCCCAAAGTGGCCCCATCGCAAACCATCAACCTAACCGAGGTGGTGGCCACAGTTGTGAAAGTATTTTCCGTCCAGGCCGAAAAACGCGGTGCAGCCCTCACGCTCCATGCCGAAGAGAACCTTCCCGTTGTTCGAGTGGATCAGCAAACCGTCGAACATATTGCCGCCAACCTTATTCTCAATGCGCTCGACGCAGCACCCGACCATGCTGGCCAAATCAATATCGAGCTCCACGGCGATCACGCATCGTCGCGAGTTGTCATGACGATTCAAGACAACGGTCCGGGGCTGTCCGATGAAGACCTCGCCCATATCTTTGAACCATTTTATACAACAAAAGCCGTGAACAAAGGTACCGGTCTTGGCCTGGCCGTCGTCTATGGCTTCATGCAAGACATCGGTGGAGATGTCACGGCCGGCAACGCCTCTTCATCTCAGGGAGGCGGAGCAATTTTTACGCTCCGATTTCCCGTTGCCGACATGAAGGAGAGCTGA